A window from Methanomicrobia archaeon encodes these proteins:
- a CDS encoding iron ABC transporter permease, protein MNTGYNAPGLRKILHWKLVLIYLLLFLFLSIVLTTAIGPVYVPPREIVMLLGSKFGLCVSPSVAHEVIIFQIRLPRIFLGLLVGIALATAGTALQGLFKNPMADPYIIGIASGASVGAALSIMVIPQVFSLYTTPIMAFLGALCTILIVYNIAKVGGRIPVDTLLLTGIAVSLFLGAVLSFMMSIAGEALHNIFFWTMGGFWLANWTKVKITVLPVLLSFGVIYIFAKDLNAMLLGEESAQTLGINVETAKRILLVLSAFITAAAVAFTGTIGFVGLIIPHITRILVGPDHRILFPASALLGGIFLIWTDALARVLAEMPVGVITAFFGAPFFIYLLKKRKSGYALA, encoded by the coding sequence ATGAACACGGGATATAACGCACCGGGACTGCGAAAAATACTCCACTGGAAGCTGGTGCTGATTTACTTGCTGCTCTTTCTCTTCCTTTCCATCGTCTTGACCACGGCGATTGGGCCCGTGTACGTGCCGCCGCGGGAGATCGTCATGCTCCTGGGGAGCAAGTTTGGGCTCTGCGTCTCCCCCTCCGTTGCCCATGAGGTCATCATCTTCCAGATACGATTACCGCGGATTTTCCTCGGTCTTCTGGTCGGCATTGCACTCGCCACCGCGGGAACAGCACTCCAGGGCCTGTTCAAGAACCCCATGGCCGACCCCTACATCATCGGCATCGCGTCCGGCGCCTCGGTCGGCGCCGCGCTCTCGATCATGGTCATCCCGCAGGTCTTCTCCCTCTATACCACGCCAATAATGGCTTTTCTTGGCGCGCTCTGCACCATTCTCATCGTCTATAATATCGCGAAGGTCGGCGGTCGCATTCCTGTGGATACTCTCTTGCTCACCGGTATTGCTGTCTCCCTGTTCCTGGGCGCGGTGTTATCTTTTATGATGTCCATTGCCGGCGAGGCATTGCACAACATCTTCTTCTGGACAATGGGCGGCTTCTGGCTCGCGAACTGGACGAAAGTGAAAATAACCGTGCTGCCCGTGCTCCTCAGCTTCGGCGTGATCTATATCTTCGCCAAGGACCTCAACGCCATGCTGCTCGGTGAAGAATCCGCACAGACCCTCGGCATCAATGTCGAGACGGCAAAGCGGATCCTTCTGGTGCTCTCTGCGTTCATCACCGCCGCGGCCGTAGCATTTACCGGTACCATCGGGTTCGTGGGGTTGATCATACCGCACATCACCCGAATTTTGGTCGGCCCCGATCATCGCATTCTCTTTCCCGCGTCGGCACTGCTGGGCGGGATTTTTCTCATCTGGACAGACGCACTGGCACGGGTACTGGCAGAGATGCCCGTTGGCGTGATTACCGCGTTCTTCGGCGCGCCGTTCTTCATCTACCTGCTGAAGAAGCGGAAGAGCGGGTACGCTCTGGCGTGA
- a CDS encoding GNAT family N-acetyltransferase yields the protein MAFCDIDGAQFPRKYRAVPLGESEAEAISAVYKAVWLAACDYPQEWREKRAMTADQVRSEIQAGYYFFGVYATGTLVGVYKASITERGCYGEQQAVLPEYQNQGVAYAMYEQFLAFAKTNHCNVNYVNILIGNEPCERAMKRYHFYKTGEPWEQAKGMWVQTYERKVDEDC from the coding sequence ATGGCATTCTGCGATATTGACGGGGCGCAGTTCCCGCGGAAATACCGTGCAGTTCCGTTGGGTGAATCGGAGGCAGAGGCTATTTCAGCGGTCTATAAGGCCGTCTGGCTGGCCGCATGTGACTATCCGCAAGAATGGCGTGAGAAGCGCGCGATGACTGCGGACCAGGTCAGGAGCGAGATACAAGCTGGCTACTACTTCTTCGGCGTCTATGCAACAGGCACGCTCGTCGGTGTCTACAAGGCATCCATCACTGAGCGCGGGTGCTACGGCGAGCAGCAGGCGGTACTGCCCGAATACCAGAACCAGGGCGTGGCGTACGCGATGTATGAGCAGTTCCTGGCCTTCGCTAAAACGAATCACTGCAACGTTAACTACGTCAATATCCTCATCGGCAATGAGCCCTGTGAACGTGCCATGAAGCGCTATCACTTCTACAAAACCGGCGAGCCATGGGAGCAAGCAAAAGGGATGTGGGTACAGACCTATGAACGCAAGGTTGACGAGGATTGCTAA
- the mobB gene encoding molybdopterin-guanine dinucleotide biosynthesis protein B, protein MKVISIVGKQKTGKTSLIERLIASLKHYGTVGCIKHAQELELAMPIARDTDRFFTAGADVVVGVSGERSIKLSGPRDLTDLIEEMARSDISFLLVEGFKSSALPKIALSDYLPHEVRNVRKRVELKSGTEIPDTVVKELVEFILALDEYA, encoded by the coding sequence ATGAAGGTAATCAGTATAGTCGGGAAGCAGAAAACCGGGAAAACGAGCCTTATCGAGCGCTTGATTGCGAGCCTGAAGCATTATGGCACGGTGGGCTGTATAAAGCACGCTCAGGAGTTGGAGTTGGCGATGCCGATCGCTCGTGATACCGATCGGTTCTTCACGGCGGGCGCTGACGTGGTCGTGGGCGTATCGGGTGAACGGAGCATAAAACTGAGCGGTCCACGCGATCTGACGGATTTAATCGAGGAAATGGCGCGGTCAGACATCTCATTTCTGCTCGTCGAGGGGTTCAAAAGCAGCGCATTACCGAAGATCGCGCTGAGCGACTATCTTCCCCATGAGGTCCGGAACGTTCGCAAACGCGTGGAGCTGAAAAGCGGCACGGAAATACCCGATACGGTAGTAAAGGAGCTGGTTGAGTTCATTCTCGCGCTTGACGAGTATGCTTGA
- a CDS encoding sugar phosphate isomerase/epimerase, translating to MNVTVSFSSVDALRSPLDWMYRLEEAGFQGWEIVNEGLQKVEGDLKERVQAVHETTDLIFSLHAPLSDINIGSVNEPIWKESVRQVKESIESTYEFIDDVCVVHPGFFSPLSVQQPASAVQKAVQALTTLCEFAADRGLRIAVENLTSANMLMGRYPDELVQLVRETNMENLGLCLDVGHANTTQMLDEFFRIPAENEDVEIIHLHASDNMGERDLHLPLGEGNLDWHKVVRGVNATDYSGLMVLELYTLEAGIASLDFLNHLLAHDTL from the coding sequence GTGAACGTGACAGTTAGCTTTTCCTCGGTTGATGCCCTTCGCAGTCCCCTTGACTGGATGTACCGGCTCGAGGAGGCCGGCTTCCAGGGCTGGGAGATCGTGAATGAGGGACTACAGAAAGTTGAAGGTGACCTGAAAGAGCGGGTGCAAGCAGTGCATGAAACGACTGATCTCATCTTCTCACTCCATGCACCGCTCTCCGATATCAACATCGGGAGCGTCAACGAGCCGATCTGGAAGGAGAGCGTGCGTCAGGTAAAGGAGAGCATAGAGAGCACCTATGAATTCATCGACGATGTCTGCGTCGTCCACCCGGGCTTCTTCTCGCCGCTCTCCGTGCAACAGCCGGCGTCCGCGGTTCAGAAGGCCGTTCAGGCGCTCACCACACTCTGCGAGTTCGCTGCCGATCGCGGTCTGCGTATTGCGGTCGAGAACTTGACCTCGGCGAATATGCTCATGGGTCGGTATCCCGACGAGCTCGTGCAACTCGTTCGTGAGACGAATATGGAGAATCTGGGGCTCTGCCTCGATGTCGGGCATGCAAACACCACACAGATGCTGGACGAGTTCTTCCGTATTCCCGCGGAGAACGAAGACGTAGAGATCATACACCTGCACGCGAGCGATAATATGGGCGAGCGCGATCTCCATCTCCCGCTGGGGGAAGGCAACCTGGACTGGCACAAAGTGGTTCGCGGCGTGAATGCTACTGACTATTCCGGGCTCATGGTACTGGAGCTCTACACCCTTGAGGCGGGTATCGCGAGTCTGGACTTCCTCAACCACCTGCTCGCACACGACACCCTCTGA
- a CDS encoding TIGR00270 family protein, with translation MAECEICGATIVGKAQYITIGSSQLRVCRACARYGTSAGENQPAKARTSFTSEQEQLVRAKQRLYEQMDHELEEELGIPEDFGRRIKEARERVGLKQAELAQRINEKQSLLRKIEHEEIMPTDEVRAKLERVLKISL, from the coding sequence ATGGCCGAATGCGAGATATGTGGCGCGACCATAGTGGGAAAGGCGCAGTACATCACCATTGGTAGCTCGCAGCTCCGCGTCTGTCGCGCATGTGCGCGATACGGCACGAGCGCAGGGGAGAACCAGCCAGCAAAGGCGCGCACATCGTTCACGAGCGAGCAGGAGCAGCTCGTACGGGCAAAGCAGCGCCTGTACGAGCAGATGGATCATGAGCTGGAGGAGGAACTCGGGATCCCGGAGGATTTCGGCCGACGGATAAAGGAGGCGCGAGAACGGGTCGGACTGAAACAGGCTGAGCTCGCGCAACGGATCAACGAGAAGCAGTCCTTGCTCCGGAAGATCGAGCACGAGGAGATTATGCCCACGGACGAGGTAAGAGCGAAACTCGAGCGCGTCCTCAAGATCTCGCTATGA
- the fhcD gene encoding formylmethanofuran--tetrahydromethanopterin N-formyltransferase, producing the protein MEWEGVEIEDTFAEAFPIKVARVLITAVNEKWAMETAKEATGFGTSVIGCPAEAGIDRVLTGDETPDGRPGVAIMICHFKKDGIKEQLLGRLGQCVFTAPTTAMFNGLDAEEKLPIKLHFFGDGYEYEKEVGGRKVWGIPMMEGDFICEEEYGVQAGVAGGNFFILAKDQMSALIAAENSVAAIRQVEGTITPFTGGVVASGSKIGSKYKFMHASTNEKFCPTLRDKVEGSQIPAGVNGVYEIVINGVSEKAVKEAMRIGIKAAVKVPDVVKISAGNFEGKLGKYQFQLRDVLGL; encoded by the coding sequence ATGGAATGGGAAGGAGTTGAGATAGAAGATACCTTTGCTGAAGCGTTTCCCATAAAGGTCGCACGTGTGTTGATCACGGCGGTGAACGAGAAGTGGGCGATGGAAACGGCGAAAGAGGCGACAGGGTTCGGCACGTCGGTCATTGGCTGTCCTGCGGAGGCGGGGATCGATAGAGTACTCACCGGTGATGAAACCCCTGATGGGCGTCCGGGAGTGGCAATAATGATCTGCCATTTCAAAAAGGACGGCATAAAGGAACAACTGCTGGGACGATTGGGGCAGTGTGTATTCACAGCACCTACAACAGCCATGTTTAATGGTCTCGACGCAGAAGAAAAACTCCCTATAAAACTCCACTTCTTTGGTGACGGCTATGAATATGAAAAAGAAGTAGGTGGTCGTAAAGTCTGGGGCATTCCAATGATGGAAGGTGATTTTATTTGTGAAGAGGAATACGGCGTTCAGGCCGGGGTTGCCGGGGGTAATTTCTTTATCCTTGCAAAGGATCAGATGTCTGCATTAATCGCCGCTGAAAATAGTGTTGCTGCCATAAGACAGGTAGAGGGCACAATAACACCTTTTACCGGTGGTGTTGTTGCATCAGGCTCGAAAATAGGTTCAAAATATAAGTTCATGCATGCCAGTACCAATGAGAAGTTCTGTCCTACCTTGCGGGATAAAGTAGAAGGTTCTCAAATACCCGCAGGTGTGAATGGTGTGTATGAAATAGTGATCAACGGCGTTAGCGAGAAAGCAGTTAAAGAAGCGATGCGAATAGGAATAAAGGCTGCGGTGAAGGTTCCGGACGTGGTAAAAATAAGCGCAGGTAACTTCGAGGGGAAATTAGGAAAATATCAATTCCAGCTCAGGGATGTCCTGGGGCTGTAG
- a CDS encoding DUF367 family protein: protein MRLYAYDAGQCNPKKCTARKLARFGLITTVNVLRKIPYTTLLLVPTAEKALSPADRVQAGSITVFDCSWKHYGPFEETLRRLKRRKRALPFLIAANPTNYGKPFILSSVEALAAALVILGEREHARELLAKFKWGEEFLRLNEALLLAYAAAQDSSDVVELQKQFMDLRARKP, encoded by the coding sequence ATGCGCCTCTATGCCTACGACGCGGGACAGTGTAATCCGAAGAAGTGCACCGCGCGGAAATTGGCGCGGTTCGGCCTGATTACGACGGTCAACGTGCTGCGAAAGATCCCCTACACAACCCTCCTTCTGGTCCCGACCGCGGAGAAGGCGCTCTCACCTGCGGACCGGGTACAAGCAGGCAGCATCACGGTCTTTGATTGCTCCTGGAAACACTATGGTCCCTTTGAAGAGACGTTGAGGCGTTTAAAGCGGAGAAAGCGCGCGCTCCCCTTCCTGATCGCTGCTAATCCTACCAACTACGGGAAACCGTTCATCCTCAGCTCCGTAGAAGCATTGGCCGCGGCATTAGTCATCCTCGGTGAGCGCGAGCACGCGCGTGAGCTGTTAGCGAAGTTCAAATGGGGCGAGGAATTCCTGCGGTTGAACGAGGCGTTGCTGCTCGCTTATGCCGCGGCTCAGGACAGCAGCGACGTGGTCGAGCTACAGAAGCAGTTCATGGATCTGCGAGCACGAAAGCCCTGA
- the cofC gene encoding 2-phospho-L-lactate guanylyltransferase, with translation MRAVIPFKQAGAKSRLGALLSENEREELALCMLRDVLVTLGRSTIREVEIITTATSADLMTVAEQHDASNMRITMREDTRGLNDALNDLLADELEPVLIVMADIPLALPATINEIVAHPEEVVIAPGRKGGTNALFLRKPAAFSVSYYGTSFTKHRELAQRLHLSFAIHDSFFISADIDEVDDLIELLIHGKGYSTAYLRRIGVQLLVDKQAKTRAMITRSAAEEREK, from the coding sequence GTGAGAGCGGTAATACCCTTCAAGCAGGCAGGCGCAAAATCACGTTTGGGCGCGTTATTGAGCGAGAACGAACGTGAGGAGCTCGCACTGTGCATGCTCCGGGATGTGTTAGTTACGCTGGGCCGATCGACGATCCGTGAGGTTGAGATTATCACGACCGCCACATCGGCTGATCTCATGACGGTGGCCGAGCAGCATGACGCGTCAAACATGCGTATCACGATGCGTGAGGACACCCGTGGCTTGAACGATGCGCTCAACGATCTGCTCGCGGACGAACTGGAGCCGGTATTGATCGTCATGGCCGATATTCCGCTCGCGCTGCCCGCGACGATCAATGAGATCGTCGCGCATCCCGAGGAGGTGGTGATCGCGCCGGGCCGAAAAGGGGGTACGAACGCGCTATTCCTGCGGAAACCAGCGGCATTCTCAGTCTCCTACTATGGGACGAGCTTCACGAAGCATCGTGAGCTCGCGCAGCGGCTGCATTTGAGCTTCGCGATCCACGATTCGTTCTTTATCAGCGCAGATATTGATGAGGTGGACGACCTGATCGAGTTATTGATCCACGGCAAGGGGTACTCGACCGCATATCTCCGTCGTATTGGTGTTCAGCTACTTGTGGATAAGCAGGCGAAGACCCGTGCGATGATCACGCGCAGCGCAGCGGAAGAGCGAGAAAAATAG
- a CDS encoding V-type ATP synthase subunit F has translation MNAVAVIGDPDTATGFRLAGVNAVYEQGLDGEQEDTAHVLDRLAREDFAIILITEQLAADPRTREKIRDINAKKKGVRPIILEIPDKRGPMEKELDEIQRLIQRAVGVAVK, from the coding sequence ATGAATGCAGTAGCAGTAATTGGTGATCCTGATACCGCCACGGGATTCCGGCTCGCGGGCGTGAACGCGGTATACGAGCAGGGGCTGGACGGGGAGCAGGAGGATACCGCCCATGTGCTCGATCGTCTGGCACGCGAGGACTTTGCGATTATTCTCATCACCGAGCAGCTGGCAGCTGATCCACGTACCCGCGAGAAGATACGGGATATCAACGCGAAGAAGAAAGGCGTGCGACCCATCATCCTGGAAATACCGGACAAGCGAGGCCCGATGGAGAAGGAACTCGATGAGATCCAGCGGTTGATCCAGCGTGCCGTTGGTGTAGCGGTTAAGTAA
- a CDS encoding TIGR01210 family radical SAM protein, with amino-acid sequence MPAPTTPAQRPVAVWLAEDFLPEERRAIRSLTVILRTIGCQWRKCTMCSFWQESAPVTQADVLTQMAYALQSSPAEEFVLKIFTSGSFLDEREITAETRRAIAEMVRERTRLRKLIVETRPEFVTPTRLEDFTGGAQLELAIGLETADECIRSTSINKGFTFAEYQQAAETARDCSATVKTYLLLKPPWVSEKQAIEDVIRSAERVSPYSSTISLNLCNIQRHTLLETLWRRGYYRPPWLWSALEAITAIAKRDLVVLSDPVGAGYRRGPHNCGSCDRAITAAIKRFNATQDLSVLTRLDELECACRDVWHTLMGRDAFLFGSLPYLERKVNKRAHELVAYE; translated from the coding sequence ATGCCTGCACCAACAACCCCGGCACAAAGACCGGTTGCCGTATGGCTCGCTGAGGATTTCTTGCCCGAGGAGCGACGCGCGATCCGATCACTGACCGTTATACTGAGAACGATTGGCTGCCAGTGGCGGAAATGCACGATGTGCAGCTTCTGGCAGGAATCCGCCCCGGTTACGCAAGCGGATGTGCTCACACAGATGGCGTACGCGCTCCAGAGCAGTCCAGCGGAGGAGTTCGTACTCAAGATCTTCACCTCCGGCAGCTTCCTCGATGAGCGCGAGATCACGGCTGAGACGCGACGAGCAATCGCGGAAATGGTGCGCGAAAGAACCAGGCTGCGAAAGCTCATCGTCGAGACGCGACCAGAATTCGTCACCCCAACCAGGCTTGAGGATTTCACGGGCGGTGCACAGCTCGAGCTCGCAATCGGCCTGGAAACCGCTGATGAATGTATCAGATCGACCTCTATCAACAAGGGCTTTACGTTCGCTGAATATCAGCAGGCAGCGGAGACTGCACGGGACTGCAGTGCAACGGTGAAGACCTATCTGCTGCTGAAACCACCCTGGGTCTCGGAGAAGCAGGCGATTGAGGATGTTATCAGGTCAGCCGAGCGCGTATCGCCGTATTCTTCGACCATCTCCTTGAATCTCTGTAATATTCAGCGGCATACACTCCTGGAAACGCTCTGGAGACGGGGCTATTATCGACCCCCCTGGCTCTGGAGCGCGCTCGAAGCAATCACGGCGATAGCGAAACGCGATCTCGTGGTGCTGTCTGATCCCGTGGGCGCAGGCTATCGCCGTGGCCCGCATAACTGCGGCAGCTGTGATCGCGCGATCACCGCTGCAATCAAGCGCTTCAACGCTACCCAAGATCTAAGCGTGCTCACCCGGCTTGATGAGCTTGAGTGCGCCTGCAGGGACGTCTGGCACACACTGATGGGCCGCGATGCGTTCCTCTTCGGCTCACTACCGTACCTCGAGCGAAAGGTTAACAAACGAGCACACGAATTAGTAGCATATGAGTGA
- a CDS encoding ribonuclease III family protein: MSELAATALAELQRRIGYRFTDQTLLLTALTTSSYTQEHPEIANYQELEFLGDRVISLIIAEHLFAHGSLDEGKMTFLKAEIERNEQLAAFGEQLGLTAFIRATEPAIEISAKVVADVFEAMCGAIYRDSEEATGLREVKQFLKQFDLFTRLQERLATEEAFLPVRNQFENKFREIYRSNPEIRFRYESRGEAHQMEWRVEQCAIKDPATGDFVALAGVRSGQWFKSKKDAETDVLMQAHEYMAKRDWRLNAGETL; the protein is encoded by the coding sequence ATGAGTGAGCTTGCAGCCACCGCACTCGCCGAACTCCAACGCCGGATCGGCTACCGGTTCACGGATCAGACGCTACTGCTGACTGCCCTCACCACCAGCTCGTACACGCAGGAGCATCCCGAGATCGCCAACTATCAGGAACTGGAGTTCCTCGGCGATCGCGTTATCAGCTTGATCATAGCTGAACACCTTTTTGCGCATGGATCGCTGGACGAGGGGAAGATGACGTTCCTCAAGGCTGAGATCGAGCGCAACGAGCAGCTCGCAGCGTTCGGCGAGCAACTCGGGTTGACGGCGTTTATCAGAGCGACAGAACCCGCCATTGAGATCAGCGCGAAGGTGGTTGCGGACGTTTTTGAGGCTATGTGCGGTGCTATCTACAGGGATAGCGAGGAAGCGACCGGACTGCGCGAGGTGAAGCAGTTTCTAAAGCAGTTCGATCTTTTTACGCGGCTGCAGGAGCGGCTCGCGACCGAAGAGGCGTTCCTGCCGGTTCGAAATCAATTTGAGAACAAATTTCGCGAGATCTACCGCAGCAACCCCGAGATCAGGTTTAGATACGAGTCACGAGGCGAGGCGCACCAGATGGAGTGGCGGGTCGAACAGTGCGCGATCAAAGACCCGGCGACGGGCGACTTCGTGGCGTTAGCGGGTGTACGAAGTGGGCAGTGGTTTAAGAGCAAGAAGGATGCTGAGACCGACGTACTGATGCAGGCGCATGAGTATATGGCGAAACGAGATTGGCGCCTCAACGCCGGCGAGACCCTTTGA
- a CDS encoding AAA family ATPase, which yields MKASSVGVPSDDEYSRYLNDRIKQLEESNTRLRDRLERMNREGRYYEDMRTRYEGELRKLRSELEKLRAPPLIIGTVVEVIDDTKLVVRSSTGPRFVVHYSPQFCEPQKLFAGAQVGLNQQSLAVVSVLSSAKDPSVYGMEVIESPDVDYGMIGGLESQIEEITEIVELPLTDPERFLRIGVVPPKGVLLIGEPGTGKTMLAKAVANRTSATFIRVVGSELVQKYIGEGARMVRELFELAKEKAPSILFIDEIDAIAARRIEDGTSGEREVQRTMMQLLAEVDGFDQRGEVRIIGATNRPDILDPALLRPGRFDRIIHVPVPDKNGRLEIFKIHSKPMKLAKDVDLESLAKLTERATGADIKAIVVEAGMFTARMQKKAVGMEEFERAIKKIKESKQWDFLTTKEAGVMFA from the coding sequence ATGAAAGCGAGCAGTGTTGGCGTCCCGTCAGATGATGAGTATTCACGGTACCTTAATGACCGCATCAAGCAACTGGAGGAGTCAAATACCCGGCTGCGAGATCGGCTGGAGCGTATGAATCGCGAGGGGCGGTATTACGAGGATATGCGAACGCGCTATGAGGGCGAGCTGCGAAAGCTGCGGTCTGAACTGGAGAAGTTACGTGCTCCACCGTTGATTATTGGTACGGTCGTTGAGGTAATTGACGATACTAAGCTGGTCGTGCGGAGTAGCACCGGTCCGCGTTTCGTCGTCCATTACTCCCCCCAATTCTGCGAGCCCCAGAAACTCTTCGCGGGCGCACAGGTGGGCTTGAATCAGCAGTCGCTCGCGGTCGTCAGCGTGCTCTCATCAGCAAAGGATCCCTCGGTCTACGGCATGGAGGTGATCGAATCCCCCGACGTTGATTATGGCATGATTGGTGGGTTAGAGAGCCAGATAGAGGAGATAACCGAGATTGTTGAACTCCCGCTCACCGATCCTGAACGGTTCCTGCGTATCGGTGTGGTGCCGCCGAAGGGCGTGCTCCTCATCGGTGAGCCCGGAACGGGCAAGACCATGCTCGCGAAAGCGGTGGCAAACCGTACCTCCGCCACTTTTATCCGCGTCGTTGGCTCTGAACTGGTGCAGAAGTATATCGGCGAGGGTGCCCGGATGGTACGTGAGCTGTTCGAACTGGCGAAGGAGAAAGCCCCCTCCATACTCTTCATTGATGAGATCGACGCGATCGCGGCACGGAGGATCGAAGATGGCACTTCGGGCGAGCGCGAGGTGCAGCGAACGATGATGCAGCTCTTGGCAGAAGTGGATGGATTCGATCAGCGTGGCGAGGTACGTATCATCGGCGCCACGAACCGGCCGGACATTCTCGATCCTGCACTGCTCCGACCTGGTCGATTTGATCGTATCATCCATGTGCCGGTACCGGATAAAAATGGGCGGCTGGAGATCTTCAAGATCCACAGCAAACCGATGAAGCTGGCGAAAGACGTGGATCTCGAGTCCCTGGCGAAACTTACCGAGCGTGCAACGGGTGCGGATATCAAGGCGATTGTGGTCGAAGCAGGCATGTTTACCGCGCGTATGCAGAAAAAAGCGGTGGGTATGGAGGAATTCGAACGCGCGATCAAGAAAATCAAAGAGAGCAAGCAGTGGGATTTCCTCACCACAAAGGAAGCGGGCGTTATGTTCGCCTGA